CCGTCCTGATCGAACAGAAGCTGCGAAATCGCCACCGGGTCCAGATCGCCCGCAAGCGTGCCGAGTCCGTCCCCGTAATTCGCCTCTGTAAGGCGAATTTGCGATTCGGCGTCAGTTAGAATTGGCATACCCACAGCCCACAGATATTCCCCCCGCACGAGGATCGCGTCTGGACCCGCCATAGGTCAAATTCTTTTCATAAAGACAGGGTTAATAAGCACGTAACCCGCACAGTTGGCTGCGCGGGTTCATATTGTTGCCGATGTAGGGAAAGTCAGCTACCCCAGCTGCGCACCTGACCACAGTCCATGTGCACGAAATTAGAGCCGGAATAGCGGCCCACGCCGCCTGCGCGCGTCGAGGCGGCAGCGCGGGCGATTTGCCCGACAGAGCGACTTGAGAGACGCAGGTCAGCGGCCTGACCACGCAGGTGCAGTGAATTGCGGGCAACGCCCGAGGACTGCGCGCGCAGCATCGCGTTGGTTTGCGGCGACCGATAACCGGAAATCAGCATATAAGGCTCGTTTACGTCCAGTAGGTTGTGGGTCGCGGCCATGATATCAAGCGTGCGGGTGTCGATATCGCGGCGCTGACCGTTGCGCCAGTCGCGCATGAAAATGTTAATCTCTTCGACAGCTTCGCGAATGTATTGCCCTTCGATCCAGTAGATCGTGTCAATGCGTTCGCCGGTGCGACCGGAATACATGCGCATGCGGCGCACATCGCCCGCACCGCGTAAAAATCCTGCTGCGCTTGAATAAGTCGGTGCGGCTACAAGGGTGGTTGCCGCGAATGCACCCAGTAGGGCGCGCCGGGTCATGCCCGAAGAGCGTTCATTCATCATAATTGCGCCTGTCCCGTCGCTTACCTCGTGGTTCGTTTTGTTACGAACCGATTGTCATCTCATCCCCAGATGCCCCGCTTCTATGCCACAAGTCGAATCGCAGACCAAGCCAGTTTTAGGGTTTGCGCATTAAGGAAGGGGAAATCGGCGAAATTTTGCGCAAAATGTGCAGATTTGCCGATTTGTCACGAAAATGCGCAAGCGTGACCGTGGCGCAACGGCGGCCATTGGCGGTCAGCCGCGATTGCGGCTACAATCGGGACCGGTGCCGCCCAACCCGGTGGTCCGGCACGGTGGTTCGTATCGGGCCCAAAAAAACAAGGAACTTGCACCATGATGATGCCCGCTGTCCGCATACCGATATTTCGCAGCTTGACCGTGGTGGCATTGGCTTTTGCGCTGCTCCTTCCCGCCAGGCAGGTCACCGCTCAGGTGACGGCCTTCCGTCAGGCCGTTGCAGAATCCGCCGCCCGCGACGAGGCGCTGGCCGAATTTTACCGTGCACGCGCCTTTGAAGGTATCTGGACGGGCTCCTCGGGGCGCGACCTGGCGCGGCGCACCGCGCTGCTGGCTGCGTTCAGCGAGGCGGGCAGTCACGGGCTTCCTGCTGGGCGCTATGACCCCGAGGCTGTCATGGTGCAACTGCGCGGCGCCACCACCCCCGCCGCGCAGGGCCGCATCGAAGTCGAACTGAGCCGCCTGTTCCTGCAATATGCCCGCGACATCGAGACCGGTGTGCTGGTGCCGGGGCAGGTCATCGCGCAGATCAAACGCGAGGTGCCGTATCGGTCGCGCCTTGAGACATTGACGGCGTTTGAACAGTCCTCGCCCGCTGCCTTCCTGCGCGCGCTGGCCCCGTCCGCGCCTGAATACACGCGCCTGATGCGCGAAAAACTGCGCCTAGAACGGCTGCTGGCGCAGGGCGGTTATGGGCCGACCATATCGGCTGACTCGCTGGCGCCCGGTGCAACGGGCCAACCGGTCGTGAACCTGCGTAATCGGCTGATTTTGATGGGGTTCATGGAACGCAGCGCGACCCAGTCCTATGACGCCAGCATCCAGCTTGCCGTGCAGCGGTTCCAGCAGGCGCATGGCCTCGAGGCCGATGGCGTGGCGGGCGCGGCCACGCTGCGCGCGTTGAATGTGCCGCTGGCGAACCGCCTGGAACAGGTGATCGTCGCGATGGAGCGTGAACGCTGGCTGAACCGCCCGCGCGGAAGCCGCCACATCTGGGTCAATCTGACCGATTTCACGGCGCGGATCGTCGATAATGACCGGGTGACTTTTGAAACCCGTTCCGTGGTCGGTGCCACCCCACGTGACCGTCAAACCCCAGAATTTTCCGATCTGATGGAATTCATGGTGATCAACCCAAGCTGGTATGTGCCCCGGTCCATCGCGGTGAACGAATACCTGCCGATGCTGCAACGCAACCCCGGTGCCGTCAGCCATATCGAAATCACCGACAGCAATGGTCGGGTTGTGAACCGGAGTGCCGCGAATTTCGCGCAGTATACCGCAAGCACCTTTCCGTTTTCCATGCGCGAACCCCCCAGCGCCGGTAATGCTCTGGGCCAGGTCAAGTTCATGTTCCCGAACCCCTATAACATCTACCTGCACGACACCCCGGCACAAAGCCTGTTTGCGCGGCAGGTGCGCGCCTTCAGCCACGGCTGTGTGCGCCTGAATGACCCTTTTGATTTTGCCTACACGCTGCTGGCCCGCCAGACGGCCGACCCCGAGGCGTTCTTTCAGGCACGTCTGCGCACCGGTGTGGAAACCCGCGTTGATCTGGACGATCCGGTGCCGGTGCATATTGTTTACCGCACGGCCTTTACCACCGTCACCGGAGAATTGAACTTTCGCCCCGATATCTATGATCGTGATGCGCGGATCTGGGATGCGCTGGCGGCACAAGGCGTTGCTGTTCGCGCAATTGGCGGCTAAGCCTCCACCGCGGAGGGCCATCCATGAGCTACACAGTTGAACAGATTGCGGCGGCGTTGGGGGCGCAAGCCTATGGCGATCTGTCCATTTCCATCACCGGCGCTGCGGAACCCGCCACTGCCGGGC
This portion of the Octadecabacter sp. SW4 genome encodes:
- a CDS encoding DUF882 domain-containing protein encodes the protein MMNERSSGMTRRALLGAFAATTLVAAPTYSSAAGFLRGAGDVRRMRMYSGRTGERIDTIYWIEGQYIREAVEEINIFMRDWRNGQRRDIDTRTLDIMAATHNLLDVNEPYMLISGYRSPQTNAMLRAQSSGVARNSLHLRGQAADLRLSSRSVGQIARAAASTRAGGVGRYSGSNFVHMDCGQVRSWGS
- a CDS encoding murein L,D-transpeptidase, whose product is MMPAVRIPIFRSLTVVALAFALLLPARQVTAQVTAFRQAVAESAARDEALAEFYRARAFEGIWTGSSGRDLARRTALLAAFSEAGSHGLPAGRYDPEAVMVQLRGATTPAAQGRIEVELSRLFLQYARDIETGVLVPGQVIAQIKREVPYRSRLETLTAFEQSSPAAFLRALAPSAPEYTRLMREKLRLERLLAQGGYGPTISADSLAPGATGQPVVNLRNRLILMGFMERSATQSYDASIQLAVQRFQQAHGLEADGVAGAATLRALNVPLANRLEQVIVAMERERWLNRPRGSRHIWVNLTDFTARIVDNDRVTFETRSVVGATPRDRQTPEFSDLMEFMVINPSWYVPRSIAVNEYLPMLQRNPGAVSHIEITDSNGRVVNRSAANFAQYTASTFPFSMREPPSAGNALGQVKFMFPNPYNIYLHDTPAQSLFARQVRAFSHGCVRLNDPFDFAYTLLARQTADPEAFFQARLRTGVETRVDLDDPVPVHIVYRTAFTTVTGELNFRPDIYDRDARIWDALAAQGVAVRAIGG